The Branchiostoma lanceolatum isolate klBraLanc5 chromosome 1, klBraLanc5.hap2, whole genome shotgun sequence genomic sequence TTTGGTTGACAAACATGTTGaagaaacagcaaaataccAAATGAgtcaaatgtacaatgtttatttACGTTACTTTGCTTTTAGTTTATAATCAATTGTATAATGTCTGTATAATCTTAATTGTCCAGTAGGCCAACATACGCCTAGTTATTCCACATCCTAAAGGAACACTGGGCAGTTAGAGCCAGCAAGGGTGAGGGGATTTATGAAACGGAAGAAGGAATATAGATTTAAGGAGACAAATAATTTCATCGAGTCTGAGAAAGTGTAGAAATAAACTTAGCTTTGCGATGTGTATGTTATATATCAAAGTAAGCGATTGCGAGCTGCTCTAGTTTTCTATACCAAGCTGTTGAAATCAAAAAAAGAACGCCTTCAGTTTAGCATGTTTGTCTTTTTGCAAATTTGCATAGTTGGCCAAAAATATAGTAATATCTAGAAACCTGGATGCAATGCTTTGGGGAATATTGTACGGAAAGTATTGCAACGCACGTTTTATCAATAAAGTGTTGATGAATATATGTTTCAGTGTCTTAAGCAAATTCACTGGGCGTCCCGTGCTTCATTACATCGTCAAACATTTGGAAAGTGATCAAATATCATAGGCCCAGATTTTGAAATCGTTAAAGCTATTCATTGATAATTTCGACACATAAAAGTGCATAGAATAGTCTTATCAATCTCCTGTGTATGCAAGTCCACGAGTTATACAAAAACACAGTATATATATGTCGTAATAACTTACGAGCCGACATACGCACAGTCCTAGTGATAGACAGAGCAAACAATTCAATGATGAAAGTGCTGAATAGACCAGGGGTACGTCAATATTCTTTACGTAAAACACACCGTGATAGATATAGACGATACATCAAACGAACAACATTGTTCTAGCGACAAATGTGGGACATAGACATGGTAAGTGCGAATTGAGACGACAACATTCCAGCACAGAAACTACATGACCATGTGCCATCCAACCCCTCCTAAGGAGTTACATTGAACATTGAACAGACTGAAAACACCAGAGAAAATAATATTCAAAAAGCATCTTTAGTTACTTCAATCGCTTGACCTTTTTTATTTCGAcataaagaactttattgtaaaaTCGTAATGAATTTAAATCACAGCCGGTGCACCACGAACAAATAATACGTTATATTCAAGTAAATCACATTTCCAAAATTAGCACTTGAATTCAAATTCATTTTCTATAACCTAACCATCGCAGAATAGCATCTTAGAAGTCTTTATAAGTTAACGTTAACGCAGTCAAGCACGGCTATACGGATTGAACATTCTTGATTTAAAGAATGAACATGAACAAGCTAACGGTTGCCGCTACCATATAACCCAGGTGTTTCAGCAAAAATTACATCAACCGTATTCTAATGTCTTTATTCTAAGACAGACATGATTGTCACAGTAAAATACAGGTGTTTCCCTGAGACAGGAGAGCGTGACACGTCATAGCTGTCATGGCGGCGCCCGTGTGTCGAGCAAGCATGGCAGTAATATTGCTCATTCTAACGCTGATGTTCAATGATCTAGTACTTTGTGCGGCAGAGACAGGTACGTGACTTTGTACAAGAGACATTTCTCAGCTAAGGTTAGATGTGGATTTGATATAGCTTCATCTTAATCGCGCGAAAGTAGTTTCTTTAGATGGAAACTTACACGCTGTCATCTTTTCTTTCCATCATGCACGACTTCTATTGTCTGGGTAGCCGTTTCCACGCCAGGGTCTTTGATAGATTGACCAATCTTCCAGTGATTGAAACCGTAACTTGGTTTACATTCCAGATTGAAAACTTCGCATTGTTTTCCATCTGTCGGAACGATTCTTGTGTAATGTAACAAAGTGCACTCAAACGTGGCCATATGTGAACTATCTTTGTAGTTCTTACAGTAAACCACACTGTAACATACGACGATGGTCCTGTTTaatatgaaatacatcatgtatgtacatttgggAACAGTCCTCGTAAGGAACCTAACACGAGATACTTTTTCTGCAAAAGTCTTACTAAATGTGTCctaaataagctagttcggagttgctactacgcatgtgcagtttcaaaggtgaaggcccccggcttgtaaacagtgctcgtctccacattgtctagatttgcataacaattccCAGACTGGgtttgttcacgtctcgggggccttcacctttgacactgcacatgcgtagtagcaactccgaactagcttataaaaCGTCCTATAAGATTGAGTCATTTCGTTTTGTTGTAAGTGACTGTAGGAGTTGAAAAGGAAGGGCGACAATGTGTGAACGGACGCTGCCATTCATCCATCGGACGGGAACTGAGTCACGACAGTCCCATAAGAGACGGCAGGGGGGATACAGATGGGGATGAAGAACCCACGCCATCTTCTGAGGGTCTCCTGAAACTACTGAGGGACACTGCGGTCCATACAAGATGGATGAGTAAACGTGCTAGGATTGGCGAAGAGAGGTTATACTGCAACTTAGTACATTTATGTCTACATTTGTGTGGCGTAGTGAGAGCAAAAAAGGAGGAAGACTCTATCTAACGTTATAGATCTACTCATCAGAAATGCTCACTTTTAGCGCTTTCGTAGATTCGAATCCGCACGCATgttcagtgtcaaaggtgaagtcccatGAGACGGAAACAAAATCCGTCttggcattgttatgcaaatcgagatgACAatgccaggggccttcacctttgacactgcacatgcgtagtcgaaTCTACGAAAGCGACTATTTATGGTAAATGAGCTTTGACGAGGAAGACTCTTTTGGCATGATTTTCAGTTATTTCTTCACATCTCAGGTACTGGACAAACTTCGTTTGTAATGATCGTGAGGTGGTGCCGTCTCTCTGGGTCTGTGATGGGACTGCCGACTGCATGAACTCTGAGGACGAGAGCAGGTGTCTGGGTACGAGACCAAGAGAAAGCTGCCTAGCTTGACAATACATAACCTTCAAATACACAGTTTAACAAATTTGGGTTGTTTTAATAGTTACAACAACGGTCAAAACGTAACAAACATAAAGGAGAATCTTACATTCAGTCAACTTTGCATGTTTGAATATCAGGTTACTGTGGAGGTTACGGCTATCCAGTACCCGGATGTGAGTGTGACTTGGGATTCTGCATGAACGACAGACCTTCCCCCGTCTGCGCATGCGGCTTCAGGGACTGTCTGTTTCCACTACCCAGATCGTGCAGACGTTCGTAGAAAGTTTATTGTTTGGACGCAAGATTGAGTAATTCTTTAATTTCGATAGCACTGTAACCGTGCACCTCGTACTATTTGAGTCGATATTTGTTATAGCTCAACGGCATGCCTGGAAATGATAGCGCTagccaacttttttttttttagatattctaTCAGCTGTAGCTCCTGCGtttatgatatttttatatTACCATTATACTAAAAGAAAAACACTGACTTTTTATCGGTGACTTTATACATATCAAGAAATTGTATTACACGACCCCTCGTACAGCTGAATATAAGTCCTTTCGTAGATTTGAGTACGCAtttgcaatgtcaaaggtgaaggcccctgagaggTAACCAAAACCCGTCTGGACATTGCTATGCACATCGAGACAGgatcgagacgagaactgttgaTACgataggggccttcacctttgacactgaacATGCGTCCTCGAATCTACGAAAGAGCTTATTGTGACTTGCATTGTGTTTGAAATGTGTCAGGACCTACATTTCTGGGGCTGCCAGCGTTCAACCCGACCGCAATCGGAATGAAACACCTGCAGGAACCGCAGTGTCAGGTGGAGATGGACCTCATCTTTCTTCTGGACGGATCAGCCAGCGTCGGACACCTCAACTTCgagaaggagaagaagtttTGTCGACAGCTGGTCAGTGATTTCGACATCGGGCCCAATAAGACACGGGTTGCTACCATTCAGTACAGGTGTGTGTCTGTCGTGTTTCTAAGTTCTACACAGTTATTGACTGATGTCTGTACTTATAATGTATTgtgtttgcagtcacgtgacgaTGACGTAACGTcgcgtccgccatgttgatggagaaatgttgtaaatgaaaatattgatttaGAACATTTCTCCGTCGACACGGCAGGCGCTATCTCAACGTGATTGATTTTATTTCTGCACATCTAGTGAGCAACAGACCAAGTTGTAAGAAAACACATGGCATAGACAATCTCTAttagactaactacgccagctatagggagaacaatTTGCCAttggagtttggccaccacatGGTTCGACTGGCCAGGCGCAGTCTTCGAGGGGGAAATATTAACCTACCTGCGGACTGGCTCTCCTGGCCaattgtgatttgtgatttttttgtgatttaatgaaattgtaaaacagtacaatacacgtgggccacaggcagctgttgctggtgtcgtggcccacacacaagacaatacaaagcACATAGACTACAAATAACAAACGGTCGGTATATACAATTAATCTAAAAAGCAGCTTAATAAAACATAACCTAGCTATCACTTCGTATTACTACTATAATATATATGATGGGTATTATCACTGgtccaattattcctttttttgccgaattctacaagACAGGAAGGCCAGGTTTAGACTACGGCATAGACGTCAATGATCACTGTTTGCATGTTACAGCATTGGTCAGCAGGACGAGTTCTGGTTCGACCTTCCGGACGTTCACACCCTGCGGAACGACCTGGCTCAGATCGTGTACATGGACGGGCCAGGCACAGAGACGGGGAAGGCCATCATGTACATGACCAACAGGTTCTCACAGAGGGAGGGCGCGAAAAAGGTCAGATGTAACTCTCGCGTGGTAAAACGAGACTAGCCTTCAACTTAGTAGCTCTAGGGCCTAAGCATTTAACAGACTTTGGTATCTTTCATTTTCATGACCGTGCCTGTACATCATAACCTGACAGAATTTTACTAGAAAGTAGAAAGCTTGTTCCTGACATCAGAAACACCCAAGGTCAGatttataattttgcatgctgTGTAATATCCTTAATGGCAGCTTTTCAAGATTTCAACATCCCGCATGGCGAGAATGCTCACGCTAAAGCCACGCGGATACAAACATCCTTTTATGTACACCATAACCAATGgaaggcattcagcaccaaggacagacgaCAGCCTTCAGTTATAACTACTCATATATATGTTGTCAGCGGATTGTGATATCACATAAACCGATCGTTGACCTTTCCACAGATTGCCATCATGATCACAGACGGTAAAAACAACACTGAGTCGCTAAAGTCACGTGAATACAAACACCCCTTTAGGTACACCATAACCAATGgaagcattcagcaccaaggacagacgcCAGCCTTCAGTTATAACTACTCATATATATGTTGTCAGCGGATTGTGATATCACATATACTGATTGTTGACCTTTCTACAGATTGCCATCGTGATCACAGACGGTAAGAACAACCCCGAGTCGCGGGTCGGGGTGCGCATGGCGGCAGACTTTGCGCGGGAGGATGGGATCACTCTGTACGCTGTGGGGGTGGGCACCGAGGTGGACATCCGGGAACTTACAGACCTGGCGGGCGATCCAAGCAGAGTCTACAAGTAAGAACGGTTCCATTATCTGAGGGAGGGATGGTCATAGAATCGTTCCAATGAAAAGACAAGGAGAACCAGCAGAGGCTGTACAAGCAGATGCTCAGAGTTAAACCATAGTCACAAAACAAAGTGGCTGCAAATATTCAAAAACACTGTAAAATGCTCTGAAGCTCTGCGTTTCTTTTGTTCCTTCCCAGTGTTGAGGACTTTCAGTCGCTATCGGCTTTTGCAGACCAGGGTCCACTGCAGACGGAGTTATGTCTCAATGAGAcaccaacaacaacagataACCAAACACCAGGACCGTCAGGATTCCCGGGGAGCAGCCGCTCGGGCCCTATTTCCTCAGAGGGTGATTATTTTTGGCGAGACCTCAGGAGCGGAGCACTTATACAGTTTTCGTTTGTAAATGATaacagatatgacatccgttTGACATAAAATGTTTGAGTCTAGAACAGTGATTTACCCGGGGTTGAGGGCATTGTTGTGCTCTTTAAGTATTTAAGGTGGTAGAATACAGCTAAATGGCAGACAAGACTCAAGCATGAAAGGCACAATGAAACAGTTCAGCGCTACTTTTATCCTCCATTAGGTCTTTGTGGTAGCTGATCAAGGTTTTTTTTCAGATCTCCGCACATACGCGATCATATCCTGCTCTTCGTACGGCATGCAAGTGGACTTCCCACGAAGATATTTTCCGCAAGTGTACGGACCAGCACTCCACCTAGCGGACTCGTCCTGTACTGCACGGAGCAACAGCACCCACGTCAGCATCCTGGCGCCGCTGATTGGGTGTGGAACAACCAGCTCGGCACGTATATAGGGAAATCACGAACGTGATATATCAAATTGGCATTTATACTTTCATAAATTGCAAAGCTTCCTTACAAGAGACATAGAAAGAGAAACACAAGAAATGAATGTGGTACAAATTCTATTTTGCGCGTTTGAACCTTGAACCATTTCCTCGTAAGATAGTACTGAGAGATATCAACTAAGAGCCAAATGACTAATTTCCCTGTCTTCAATTCAAATTTGCAAAATGTGACATAATCATaccttattacattttttcttaaataatTTGTAACATTGAAGACATTTTAAGATAATttcaataaaaacatgttaCCAGCTAGCTACACAATGAGCCTATTTTCTAACCTTTGACCCTCTCGAATGGTATTGACTCATTTTCACACAGATGACAGCAGACTTTATCATATACCGTAACAAGGTGATAGAGGACGGACGCATGCTCCCCGGGGCCTCGTCCTCCCCCATCATCCGCGCCTGCGGCTTTGAGCTGGACTTCACCTGTCAGATGCCGCGGCACAAGTCCCTCCTCACCGACTACAACCCCGTGGTTCAGCCCGACAGGTTCTACGAACAGGGCATGGGGAAGCTACAAGCTGTTTTAAGGTGGGGACGCAAGATTTTA encodes the following:
- the LOC136442514 gene encoding uncharacterized protein isoform X2, whose product is MAAPVCRASMAVILLILTLMFNDLVLCAAETGVEKEGRQCVNGRCHSSIGRELSHDSPIRDGRGDTDGDEEPTPSSEGLLKLLRDTAVHTRWMSKRARIGEERYWTNFVCNDREVVPSLWVCDGTADCMNSEDESRCLGYCGGYGYPVPGCECDLGFCMNDRPSPVCACGFRDCLFPLPRSCRRPTFLGLPAFNPTAIGMKHLQEPQCQVEMDLIFLLDGSASVGHLNFEKEKKFCRQLVSDFDIGPNKTRVATIQYSIGQQDEFWFDLPDVHTLRNDLAQIVYMDGPGTETGKAIMYMTNRFSQREGAKKIAIVITDGKNNPESRVGVRMAADFAREDGITLYAVGVGTEVDIRELTDLAGDPSRVYNVEDFQSLSAFADQGPLQTELCLNETPTTTDNQTPGPSGFPGSSRSGPISSEDLRTYAIISCSSYGMQVDFPRRYFPQVYGPALHLADSSCTARSNSTHVSILAPLIGCGTTSSMTADFIIYRNKVIEDGRMLPGASSSPIIRACGFELDFTCQMPRHKSLLTDYNPVVQPDRFYEQGMGKLQAVLRFCHDASCMSYNTDSPLVVKIGGNVIVEIELLTSDPDPSIIVEDCITTDTPTSTGGGYQYQIIQEACGVDPTYHQLAAPRHSIDRFKFQAFNFISDVTRVYLRCGVLVCRASQPGNRCAHGCVQHWLGKRSVVNLDDVIIHVTSGPLVLLRQTTPRP
- the LOC136442514 gene encoding uncharacterized protein isoform X1, which gives rise to MAAPVCRASMAVILLILTLMFNDLVLCAAETVTVGVEKEGRQCVNGRCHSSIGRELSHDSPIRDGRGDTDGDEEPTPSSEGLLKLLRDTAVHTRWMSKRARIGEERYWTNFVCNDREVVPSLWVCDGTADCMNSEDESRCLGYCGGYGYPVPGCECDLGFCMNDRPSPVCACGFRDCLFPLPRSCRRPTFLGLPAFNPTAIGMKHLQEPQCQVEMDLIFLLDGSASVGHLNFEKEKKFCRQLVSDFDIGPNKTRVATIQYSIGQQDEFWFDLPDVHTLRNDLAQIVYMDGPGTETGKAIMYMTNRFSQREGAKKIAIVITDGKNNPESRVGVRMAADFAREDGITLYAVGVGTEVDIRELTDLAGDPSRVYNVEDFQSLSAFADQGPLQTELCLNETPTTTDNQTPGPSGFPGSSRSGPISSEDLRTYAIISCSSYGMQVDFPRRYFPQVYGPALHLADSSCTARSNSTHVSILAPLIGCGTTSSMTADFIIYRNKVIEDGRMLPGASSSPIIRACGFELDFTCQMPRHKSLLTDYNPVVQPDRFYEQGMGKLQAVLRFCHDASCMSYNTDSPLVVKIGGNVIVEIELLTSDPDPSIIVEDCITTDTPTSTGGGYQYQIIQEACGVDPTYHQLAAPRHSIDRFKFQAFNFISDVTRVYLRCGVLVCRASQPGNRCAHGCVQHWLGKRSVVNLDDVIIHVTSGPLVLLRQTTPRP